A single Drechmeria coniospora strain ARSEF 6962 chromosome 03, whole genome shotgun sequence DNA region contains:
- a CDS encoding C2H2 type zinc finger domain-containing protein → MDQQTHHRRLPSSSADESNQRLDINESSQHEVPPGTYGADASSSGLGLGLDQQPQPSPQQQQVSFVSAASFDSLASEPNFLHPHQPPHNTFGQSSISDPAVLFDPSSPFGQPGAGADAAAAGLSFPSQSQPTTYMDEGDFSLFPSLNQGDQFNQPLFVHPSLGSSVTNMASSQSHQSPPTNLLHDSRHSSSARHSSSFSSHNTLSPVGTHSRQVSLGPEAALLPNQLGDWSQPQFQGHRRSPSELSDVSSVSPSPNLVGADSFDDRHGGHSPLQRPSDASLYQEVLGIGAFSIGDNQGRSPSLSPAISPRMDPRQIPELHQPGFGLVPPGGYRPYSGMHPTADSFPSLHGSGPGPGPGDIPQMAPPSINIDFAPSNAKAGVFEPAKSHLDQDSLTPPERGRLKSRPRSVTDPFHPGGSSVGRPSSSSSLSPISGSSLSPRSGAARSLSPLDRQSTASPRGRRQSTSAVPNNVIALRLADPEYQNNQDLGASKRAQKHPATFQCTLCPKRFTRAYNLRSHLRTHTDERPFVCTVCGKAFARQHDRKRHESLHSGEKKFVCKGDLKVAGQWGCGRRFARADALGRHFRSEAGRICIKPLLDEEMMERQPQWQEQRMQHSMGQNMAAPQAVGMDSAPGYHPMNTYALPAALLAQYPALAQMNWSQPEAAGGMDDDMSGRSSFDASDYDDGDDGGYASGPAVGY, encoded by the exons ATGGATCAACAGACACATCACCGTCGgttgccctcgtcctcggctgaCGAGTCAAATCAGCGGCTCGATATAAACGAGTCTTCGCAGCACGAGGTGCCTCCCGGCACCTATGGTGCAGATGCATCCTCCAGCGGCCTAGGACTCGGCTTGGATCAGCAGCCGCAACcgtcgccgcagcagcagcaggtttCCTTTGTGAGCGCCGCAAGCTTCGACTCGCTCGCCAGTGAGCCCAACTTCCTTCACCCGCACCAACCCCCGCACAACACGTTCGGCCAGTCTAGCATCTCTGATCCAGCGGTGCTCTTCGACCCCAGCTCACCCTTTGGGCAGCCCGGTGCtggcgccgacgctgccgccgccggcctaTCCTTCCCCTCCCAGTCCCAGCCCACCACGTACATGGACGAAGGTGACTTCTCTCTCTTCCCATCCCTAAACCAGGGAGATCAGTTCAACCAACCCCTATTCGTGCACCCAAGCCTCGGTTCCAGCGTGACCAACATGGCCTCGTCCCAGTCGCACCAATCCCCCCCGACAAATCTCCTACATGACAGCCGCCACTCAAGTTCTGCTCGGCATTCGTCTTCCTTCAGCAGCCACAACACTCTGTCGCCGGTTGGGACCCACTCCCGACAGGTCTCTCTTGGCCCCGAAGCCGCCCTCCTCCCCAACCAGCTGGGCGACTGGTCCCAGCCTCAGTTTCAGGGACATAGGCGAAGCCCTTCGGAGTTGTCGGATGTTTCATCCGTCTCCCCGTCTCcgaacctcgtcggcgccgactcgTTCGACGATCGCCACGGCGGTCATTCCCCCCTGCAGAGACCGTCCGATGCCAGCCTCTATCAAGAAgttctcggcatcggcgccttCAGCATCGGCGACAACCAGGGACGAAGCCCTTCCCTCAGCCCGGCCATCAGTCCCCGCATGGACCCGCGGCAGATTCCCGAGCTGCACCAACCAGGTTTCGGCCTTGTCCCTCCGGGAGGCTATAGGCCGTACTCCGGCATGCACCCAACGGCCGACTCGTTCCCCTCCCTGCACGGCtccggccccggccccggcccaGGGGACATCCCTCAGATGGCTCCTCCGTCCATCAACATCGACTTTGCGCCTAGCAACGCAAAAGCCGGCGTGTTCGAGCCGGCCAAATCACACCTGGACCAGGACTCGCTGACACCGCCGGAAAGAG GCAGGCTCAagtctcgtcctcgttcggTGACGGACCCTTTTCATCCTGGCGGATCcagcgtcggccggccgagcagctcgagcagcttgTCGCCCATCTCTGGCTCGTCTCTGTCCCCGCGATCTGGCGCAGCTCGCTCGCTCTCGCCCCTCGATCGACAGTCCACGGCATCTCCTCGCGGGAGGAGGCAGTCGACATCGGCCGTGCCGAATAACGTGATTGCCTTGCGACTTGCGGATCCGGAATATCAGAACAACCAAGACCTTGGCGCGTCCAAGCGAGCGCAGAAACACCCGGCGACGTTTCAATGCACCCTGTGTCCCAAGAGATTCACGAGAGCGTACAATTTGCGCTCTCATCTGAGGACCCACACGGACGAGAGGCCCTTCGTTTGCACCGTTTGCGGGAAAGCGTTTGCTCGGCAGCACGACCGGAAACGACACGAAAGCCTGCACTCGGGCGAGAAGAAGTTTGTGTGCAAGGGCGATCTGAAGGTGGCCGGCCAGTGGGGTTGCGGTCGACGATTtgctcgcgccgacgcgctcgGCCGACATTTCCGATCCGAAGCCGGCCGCATCTGCATCAAGCCGCTTCTCGACGAAGAAATGATGGAGCGGCAACCGCAGTGGCAGGAACAACGGATGCAGCACAGCATGGGCCAGAACATGGCGGCGCCGCAAGCCGTCGGCATGGACTCCGCGCCCGGATATCATCCGATGAATACGTACGCGCTGCCTGCCGCCTTGCTGGCCCAGTATCCGGCGCTGGCGCAGATGAATTGGTCCCAACCtgaggccgccggcgggatGGATGATGACATGAGCGGCCGGTCATCGTTCGACGCCAGCGACTatgacgatggtgacgacggtggctACGCCAGCGGTCCCGCCGTTGGGTACTAG
- a CDS encoding pre-mRNA splicing factor prp46 yields MEAPQLAAQNASHLGELASPNALISRRLFTRATEQPVVKRQKLEDAFQDSAMKHRFLAEYHGVQTLPATIAARQPTKKPGRASATAKAGTASRALTGRSQKLLEDVPGSTGPAAAEAASGAETASNMSLERRINQQYQHAKPEWHPPWKLMRVISGHLGWVRALAVEPGNKWFASGAGDRTIKIWDMATGSLRLTLTGHISTVRGLAVSPRHPYLFSCGEDKMVKCWDLETNKVIRHYHGHLSGVYTMSLHPTLDVLVTGGRDGVARVWDMRTRSNIHVLSGHTQTVADVKCQEADPQVITGSLDSTVRLWDLAAGKTMGVLTHHKKGVRALAVHPNEFTFASASTGSIKQWKCPEGAFMQNFEGQNAIINTLSLNQKNVMFSGGDNGSMGFWDWKSGSRFQALDTTAQPGSLDAEAGIMSSTFDRSGLRLICGEADKTIKIWKQDEKASPETHPIQWTPTLARRKF; encoded by the exons ATGGAGGCACCGCAACTGGCGGCGCAAAATGCGTCGCATCTCGGAGAGCTCGCATCGCCAAACGCCCTCATCTCGAGACGACTTTTTACCCGCGCCACCGAGCAACCAGTTGTGAAGCGAcagaagctcgaggacgcgTTCCAAGACTCTGCCATGAAGCATCGTTTCCTGGCCGAGTACCACGGCGTGCAGACGTTGCCCGCGACGATTGCAGCAAGACAACCGACGAAGAAACCCGGAAGGGCATCGGCTACGGCGAAGGCAGGAACTGCGTCTCGTGCGTTGACGGGGCGCTCACAAAAGCTCCTCGAGGACGTTCCTGGATCAAcagggccggcggcggcggaggccgCTTCCGGTGCAGAGACGGCAAGTAATATGAGCTTGGAGAGAAGGATAAACCAGCAGTACCAGCACGCCAAGCCAGAATGGCACCCTCCTTGGAAGTTGATGAGAGTTATATCCGGGCACCTGGGTTGGGTGCGGGCACTCGCCGTGGAGCCTGGAAACAAGTGGTTCGCGAGCGGTGCTGGCGATCGGACAATCAAAATCTGGGATATGGCCACCGGCTCTCTACGACTTACCCTCACCGGCCACATCAGCACCGtccgcggcctcgccgttTCACCACGTCATCCCTATCTGTTCTCCTGCGGCGAGGACAAGATGGTCAAGTGCTGGGATCTCGAGACAAACAAGGTCATCCGCCACTACCATGGCCACCTGAGCGGTGTATATACCATGTCCCTTCACCCTACGCTCGACGTTCTCGTCACTGGTGGTAGGGATGGCGTTGCCCGAGTTTGGGACATGCGAACGAGGAGTAACATCCACGTTCTGAGTGGCCATACTCAGACCGTTGCCGACGTCAAATGTCAAGAGGCCGACCCCCAGGTCATCACCGGATCGCTCGACTCCACCGTGAGGCTCTGGGATCTGGCTGCAGGCAAGACCATGGGCGTGCTCACCCACCACAAGAAGGGTGTGCGCGCCCTGGCCGTGCATCCCAACGAGTTTACATTCGCCAGTGCCAGCACCGGAAGCATAAAGCAGTGGAAGTGCCCCGAGGGTGCCTTTATGCAAAATTTCGAGGGCCAAAATGCCATCATCAACACCCTCAGCCTGAACCAGAAAAACGTCATGTTCTCGGGAG GCGATAACGGCTCCATGGGCTTTTGGGATTGGAAGTCGGGCAGCCGCTTCCAGGCTCTCGACACCACAGCTCAACCTGGCTccctcgatgccgaggcgggcATAATGAGCTCCACCTTTGATCGCTCGGGATTGCGACTTATCTgtggcgaggccgacaagaCCA TCAAAATCTGGAAGCAAGACGAGAAAGCGTCGCCCGAGACGCATCCCATCCAATGGACGCCGACGCTAGCGCGGCGCAAATTTTAG